A window of Leptotrichia wadei contains these coding sequences:
- a CDS encoding tyrosine-type recombinase/integrase: MKYDNYYKEKFKPIMEELGMNHKPHDTRHTFATLLSNADANKTSVKKLIGHNSYTTTEKFYTHKDIEELEKSGGKDIVFCILLVYCVYIVSIHFYTFPYFSKIKPLKTNVSKGI; encoded by the coding sequence ATGAAATATGATAATTATTACAAAGAAAAATTTAAACCTATTATGGAAGAACTTGGAATGAATCATAAGCCACACGATACTAGACATACATTTGCAACATTACTAAGTAATGCAGACGCAAATAAAACATCAGTTAAGAAATTAATAGGACACAACAGTTATACAACAACTGAAAAATTTTATACTCACAAGGACATTGAAGAGCTCGAGAAAAGCGGTGGAAAAGATATAGTATTTTGTATATTGCTTGTATATTGTGTGTATATTGTAAGCATACATTTCTATACTTTTCCATACTTTTCCAAAATAAAACCCCTGAAAACCAATGTTTCCAAGGGTATATAA